A genomic segment from Halomonas sp. GD1P12 encodes:
- a CDS encoding HlyD family secretion protein, which produces MAQGDVQGDTANLSHGAPTAQAKPKKRGRQWLLLVIGLIALVALGWWLVGWWQVGRFMIDTDNAYIRTDSVAVSAELSARVVDVAVIENQAVEQGDLLVQLDDASYRDQLNQARAQQAVAAASFAQSQRQVALQQAAIDQARTQVDAAQADVDRARSHLARSSSLAANNYGSRQQREDDESALRVAEANLASRRAAVVSAERQLAVAESDVTRAEASQEAAAADLAYAQHQLDKTRLTAPRDGVIGNLRVKTGALAQPSLTLMQLVPIESAYVSANYKETQLERIRLGQPAAVHLDAYPDITFEGVVESLSPATGTEFSLLPQDNATGNFNKIVQRVPVRIRVTGPRESLGLLRAGLSVVPEIDTRDLDPERDDRQTNASSDVQATP; this is translated from the coding sequence ATGGCTCAGGGCGACGTTCAAGGCGATACCGCCAACCTTTCCCACGGTGCGCCTACCGCGCAGGCCAAACCTAAAAAGCGCGGGCGACAATGGCTCTTGTTGGTCATCGGCCTGATCGCGCTGGTCGCGTTGGGCTGGTGGCTCGTCGGCTGGTGGCAGGTGGGCCGGTTCATGATCGACACCGACAACGCTTACATACGCACCGACAGCGTCGCAGTGAGCGCGGAGCTTTCGGCGCGGGTGGTCGATGTGGCGGTGATCGAGAACCAGGCCGTTGAGCAGGGCGATCTGCTCGTGCAGCTCGACGATGCCAGCTACCGCGACCAGCTCAACCAGGCCCGAGCGCAGCAGGCCGTGGCCGCGGCGTCGTTTGCCCAATCCCAGCGCCAGGTGGCGCTGCAGCAAGCCGCCATCGACCAGGCGCGCACTCAGGTGGATGCCGCCCAGGCCGACGTCGACCGTGCGCGCTCGCACCTTGCGCGCTCGTCGTCGCTGGCCGCCAACAACTACGGTTCGCGCCAACAGCGCGAGGACGACGAGAGCGCGCTGCGCGTGGCCGAGGCCAACCTGGCCAGCCGCCGCGCCGCCGTCGTTTCCGCCGAGCGCCAGCTGGCGGTGGCCGAAAGCGACGTTACCCGCGCCGAGGCAAGCCAGGAGGCCGCCGCCGCCGATCTGGCCTACGCCCAGCACCAGCTCGACAAGACCCGCCTCACCGCTCCGCGCGACGGCGTCATCGGCAACCTGCGGGTCAAAACCGGCGCGCTTGCACAGCCGTCGCTGACGCTGATGCAGCTCGTGCCCATCGAGTCGGCCTACGTCAGCGCCAACTACAAGGAGACCCAGCTCGAGCGCATCCGCCTGGGCCAACCTGCCGCCGTTCATCTGGACGCCTACCCGGACATCACCTTCGAAGGCGTGGTCGAGAGCCTGTCGCCGGCCACCGGCACCGAATTCAGCCTGCTGCCTCAGGACAACGCCACCGGCAACTTCAACAAGATCGTGCAGCGCGTGCCGGTGCGCATTCGCGTGACCGGGCCTCGTGAGTCACTCGGCCTTTTACGTGCCGGGCTTTCTGTGGTGCCCGAGATCGACACGCGTGATCTTGATCCCGAGCGCGACGATCGACAAACCAACGCCTCGTCCGACGTTCAAGCGACACCATGA